In Shewanella sp. MR-4, the genomic stretch GATGCCATTAACCCAGATTGGAAAAACAAATCCCTCGAAGATGTGCTCAAAGCCGCAGACTGGTTTAAGCAACAAAGTTGGATCGATAGCGATCGTATGGTCGCCGGCGGCGCCAGCTATGGCGGCTACTTAACCTCGATTATTTTAGGTCAGCCGCATCCCTTCAAGGCGCTGCTGATCCACGCAGCGGTGTACGACATGTACTCACAAATGTCGGCGGACTTTGCCGTCCACAGCACTCGCTTTGGTAACTACTGGGATAATCCTGAGCTGTATAAAGCCATTTCGCCCCATTACTTTGCCGCCAACTTTAACACTCCAACCTTAGTCAGCCATGGGCAACTCGATTATCGCGTACCCGTCGGCCAAGGTTTTGAGCTGTTCCGCACCTTGCAAACACGTAATGTCGAATCGCGGATGATTTATTTTCCCGATGAAAACCATTGGATCATGAAACCCAACAACTCCATCTATTGGTATAACCAAGTGAAGGATTGGATGACTCATTACGCTAAGCCCGGTGCGCAATAACACCTAGAACAGAAAAACAAAAGGTCTGCACTATGCAGACCTTTTTATTGGGCGAAATACACTAACGCCAGTGGTTACTGACCAAAACCCACCGCATTAATATCAACGGTTTGCACTTGGCCATACTTGGCCGCGATAGGCGCTATCTTGCTGGCGTTGCCAATCAGCACAAACTGCAGGTCTTTTTGTGGGAAGTAAGTTTTCACTAACCTTTGGGTTTCTTCTAAGGTTAAGCCGTCCACTTTGGCTTGGAACTCATTGATAAACTTATCATCGAAGCCGTAGAGATACATGCCAGATAAGAGTCCAGCCAATTGGCCCGAGGTTTCAAACTTAGGCGGGAACTGACCTTTAACATAGGCCTTAGCCGAATCAAGAGTCGCTTGGTCGACGCCTTTTTCCCATAAACGAGCATAGGTTTTCAGCGCTAAATCAATCGCTTCTTGAGTGGTTTCCGTCTTAGTGAAGGTGCTAATGGTAAACACGCCCGAGTCGGTATAAGGACTAAAACCGGAGCGCGCGCCATAGGTTAGCCCCGCATTCACCCGCAGCTCATCGTTCAGCCAAGAGGTAAAGCGACCACCTAAAATGGTGTTCACTACCGTTAGCCCCACATAGTCTGGGTTATCACGGCTAATGCCTAAACCACCGATAACAAAGGTAGTTTCCATCGCATCTGGCTTATCCACCAGCAGCACTTTGGCCTCAGTTAACTTAGGTAAACCTTGGTTTAAGTCGGGCTGAACGAGTTTTTCGCTGCCTTTCCACTGACCAAAAGTCTGGGTTAGCTTGGCCTTCATCGCTGCCACATCAAAATCCCCCACCACAGTTAATGCGGTATTTGCAGGTTGATAGTAGCTTTTGTGGAAGGCGCGCAGCTGCGACACTGTGACTTGCTCAAGTGACTCGCGATTACCCGATGAGGCATTACCGTAAGGATGGGCACCGAACACCAGTTTATCGAAGTAGCGACCAATCACGGCGCGCGGGCTTTCTTTATCCTGCTGTAAACCCGCAATGGCGCGCTGCTTAAGCTTGTCGAATTCTGCTGAATCAAAGTCGGGGCTTAATAGCGCGGCGCTGAATAGGCCGAGCATGACATCGGTATCTTTCGCCATAAAATCGGCGGCCAGATAACTACCTTCTTTGTCGGCTTCGGCCCCTAAGCTAGCGCCGAGAAAATCCACTTGCTGCTCAATCTCGGCCTTGGATTTACCCGCCGCGCCAAGGAGTAAACCTTCGGCGGTCATTTGGGCGATACCCGCTGTGGTGTCGTTTACCGCCCCGGCACGCACGACCGCGTTTAGGGTGATTAACGGCACTTCGCGCTGTGGCATTAAATACACTGTTAGGCCGTTATCTAGCACTAACTTGTCGTAACTTGGCATGGCAAAGCTGCCAGTATCGACTCGTTTTGGTGCCGTGGTGGCGCAGCCGGATAAGGCTAAGCTAGTGCCTAGGGCTAATGCGACCATTAACTTAGTCGGCTGCAGAGATGATTCTATAAAGGATGATTTAACAAAGGAGAATTTCATTGATCCGACTCCTCGTTTGCCGCCAATACCGCAACAGTGCGATTCGATTTGCGTAAATAGGTTTGGGCAACACGTTGGATATCCGCAGGCGTTACCTTGTTATAGGCCTCTGGCGCATTAAATAATTTATCGTAGCTACCAAAATACATTTCATAGGTGCCTATGGTGTTGGCCTTACCATTGATGGTTTCCATCGCACGATAAAAGTCCATCAACTTGATATTTTTGACTTTATCTAGCTCTTGCTGAGTCACGCCATTGGTCACTATGCTATTAATTTGTTCGATCAGCGCACGCTCTAAGGTGTTAGCATTCACTTCAGGCGTGGCTACGCCCATCACATAGAACAGGTTAGGATCGACCGACATCGGCATATAGGTCTCGGCTTCGAGCGCGACTTGCTTATCCACCAGCGCTTGATATAAACGCGAGCTATTACCTTGGCTTAGGATCGAGCTGAGCAGATCCAAGGCATAATAATCGGCATGGGTCGCCGCTGGCACATGGTACGCCAACATTACGTTAGGTGTACTGACCGAGGCTTTTTGTACGAAGGTACGGCGCTCCCCCTTTTGCAAAGGCTCGACGGTACGCACGGCTTTAGGCGGTGTTTGCGCGGGGATTGGCGCAAAATACTTATCCGCCAATGCCTTAACTTGAGCCAGCTTTACATCACCGGCAATCACTACGACCGCATTGTTCGGCGCATAGTAGGTTTTATGGTATTGCACTAAATCTTCTAAGGTCCAAGCGGCAATATCCGACTCATGGCCAATCACAGACCAAGAGTAAGGGTGCGCTAAAAAGGCCACGCCTTTAACTTCGCCTTCGAGGGTATTCCAGTTGGAGTTTTCAAGCCCAGTCGAACGCTCCGACTGTACTACGCCACGCTCGCTTTCAACCATATCGGGATTGATATCTAAGTTGGCGATACGGTCGGCCTCGAGGTCGAACATGGTTTCTAGCGCATTAGCTGGGAACCAGTCGGTGTAGACCGTCATATCCTCTGTGGTGTAGGCATTGTTAGCCCCGCCAGCGGCTTCCATAGTACGGTCGAACATCTTAGGGCCGTATTTTTTCGAGCCGTTAAACATCATGTGTTCGAAAAAGTGTGAGATACCGGTAATCCCCGGAACTTCGTTGCGGGAACCGACTTTCCAAAACAGATACATGTTGGCATTGGGAATAGAAGAGTCCTCTAGCACCATGATTTTCATGCCGTTGGCTAGCGTAAAACTCTTGATGTCTTCTGCCGTTGTGGCCTGTGCTTGGCTTAAGGGATTAAAGAGTCCCATCGCCAACACCAGCGCCGATAGCGTGCGCTTCATCTTGTTCGCTCCTTGCTGTAAAAATCCACATATGAAGGCAAATTGCCTAGCAAATCAAGCGTGGGAAGACCTTCCCACGCCGATTTTTTGTAAGCTCAAGTTATACCGAAAAGCTGACGGAATAAGGCTTAAGCGGTTTATTGCGCCTTAAGTGCCGTAAGGGCAACCTTGGTCATGGCCTCAACACCAACTTTTAACGCACTTTCATCCACATAGAAGGCGGGAGAATGGTTACTGGCCGCCGTTTCAGGATCTGTGCCTTTGGGTGTTACCCCGAGGAAGAAAAACATCCCAGGTGACTCTAGGGCATAGAATGAAAAGTCCTCGGCACCTGTGATTAATCCTGGCTCAATCAGCATCTTATCGCCGACCACACTGGCAAGCACTGGGCGCATACTGGCGACCAATTCAGGATTATTCACCACCACGGGATAACCTTGATGGATTTCGGTTGTCGCTGTGGCACCTAAGGTTTTTGCCGATAACTCGGCGATTTCGGCCAAGCGCACCTTAATATCGGCACGCATAGGTTGGTCAAAGGTGCGGATGGTGCCAATCAGCTCCACTTCATCGGGAATAATATTCGAGCGAATACCGCCATTGACTGCGCCAAAACTCACCACGGCGGGCGCTTTGGTAATATCCACCTGACGACTGACAATGGTTTGCACATTGGTAATAATTTGCGCCGCGGCGACAATAGGGTCGACACCATTCCACGGACGCGAACCATGGGTTTGGCGACCTTTCACTTTGATTGTAAAGGAATCTTCACTCGCCATGGCAGGGCCACTACGCACACCAATCATGCCGCTTGGCATACTCGAAGTCACATGCATGCCAAACACTTGGTCGGGTTTACGCTTGGCAAACAGCCCTTGTTTTAGCATTAATTCCGCACCGCCCTCTTCACCATCGGGCGCACCTTCTTCGGCGGGTTGGAAGATAAACATCACATCACCGGCAAGGCTATCTTTGACTTTCGCTAAATTCTCGGCCACCCCCATCAACATAGCCACATGGGTATCGTGGCCGCAGGCATGCATCACCCCTACGGTTTGACCGCGATAGGTATCTGTCGCTTTAGAGGCAAAAGGCACATCGACCACTTCGGTCACGGGCAAAGCATCCATATCGGCGCGGATCGCAATCAAGGGACCGGGTTTACCGCCCTTTAAGATGCCTACAACGCCAGTATGGGCAATGCCCGTTTGCACTTCTAATCCGAGGGATTTCAGATGCTTTTCGATAATCTTGCTGGTGCGAAACTCGCGATTAGATAACTCAGGATGTTGGTGCAAATCACGGCGCCAGTCGATCACCTTTTGCTCCACACCCGCCGCCAACTTAGCCGCATCGGGCTGCGCCGCATAGGCAGTGCTTACCCCTGCACCCATTAAGCTCAAGGTGACGATGGAAGCGAGCAAGCTCTTAGTCAGTTTGGATGAACTCACACCGAGTGAACGGGAATAAGGTGCAAAGGATGTAGCTACAGAGGATGTTGATAACGCGCGCGATACCGAGAGTACAGTCATAGCGATAACCTATTGTTGTTTTTATAAGCTATCTAAACTACACGGACATTGAGAAATTGTTAATAGATTTAATAGTAAGGAGACATTACGCAGTGAATGTTTTACTACACTCAGTGTAAATCACGCGGCTTGCAAAATATGCCGACAATCCATTGTTGATGGTCTTATGAAATCAAAAGCCGAGACAATGCGATTACTCGCATAAGGTGAGTCAGTCGGGATTTTGAAAGATTTTCACACACCATACAAAACCTGCGACAGCTTTTGTCGCAGCCTTTGATTAATATAATGTTATTCCGCTAAACATCGAAAAATTCATCATGCAGCCTAACTTTCAACGCCAAGTGACACTACTGAGCTTAATCCCGCGGGCGCCACGTAAAATCTCGGTGAACGAATTAGTCGAGCGGCTGGCAAACCGCACGCAGGATATCAGTAAGCGTTCGGTGCAAAGGGATTTAAAGGCCATGTATGAAATGGGCACCTTTGGCTTACGCCTCGATGATAGAAACAAGCCCTATGGTTGGTCGATTGAGTCCTGCTGGCGCGGGTTGAACCTAGATCTAATGGACCAACATATGGCGCTGGCTTTAACCACCTTAAAGCGCAGTGCCAGTCAGTTGATGCCACCACAAAGCTTGCAACAACTACAGCCCTACTTCGACAGGGCCGATCAGGTGCTGGCTAGCGATCCCGAAAACCCTTGGCTCTATTGGGCGTGCCGAGTCGCACAGCTTCCCGAGCCTTACCCCTTTATCCTGCCGCAGCACCAACCTCAGTCTTTAGAGGTCATACAGCAAGCGATTTTGGATAAGAAACAAATTCGCTGCGATATCAAAAAATGGATCAATGGCAAAATGCATTGGCTGCATTACAACCCCATTAATCCACAAGGTATTTTGATCCGCGATGGGGTGGCGCTACTCGCCTTTACCATTGGCAGCTTTGATAAGCGCCGCCACCACAAACCGATTGGCTTACTGCGTAACGCGCAGCTATTGCCCAGCGCGGCGGTTAAGAGTGCCGATTTTGATATCAATAAAACCGCACAGGGCTCGCGTGGCGAGAAGATGCGTCTCGAACTGCTGCTCTCCGATAAGGCGAGTTTTATCATGCGCGAAGCCAAGTTTAGCGATAACCAGACCATGCAATTACGCGAGGATGGCCGCTTTTATGTAGTCGCAGAAGTCACTGATACCCCAAAGCTGCGCGCAGCATTGTGGGAAATGGCCGATACCGTGGAGGTGCTGGCACCGGTAAAACTGCGGGAGCACTTTGCCGCCCTCAGCAAAAAAATGGCGGCGAAATACCGTTAAACTGTTTATCGCATTGATGCGACAAGCTGAGTCGCAACTCAAGGTTAGTCTTGCTTTACCATTGCTAACTGTGAGAGTGCTATGTTTGAACTAATTCATGAAACCGCCACTGGCGCCATGCCTAAATTAACGGTATTCGGCGTCGGAGGTTGTGGTTGTAATACCATTAATCAACTCAGCCAAGTCAATCTGCCATCCAGCGTAGAATTAATTTCCGTCAATACCGATGCCCAAGCCATGGCAGCCACCAGCAGCCATTACCGCATTCAAATTGGTCCACAAACGACGAAAGGCTTAGGCGCAGGCGCCAAGCCCGATGTCGGCTGCGCAGCAGCGATTGAGTCGGCGCAGGCATTAACTGAACAAATGCAGCATAGCGATATCGTGTTTCTCACGGCGGGATTAGGCGGCGGCACAGGTACGGGCGCGCTACCGCAGGTGGCAAAGCTCGCTCGTGAGTTAACCAAACCTGTTATCGCCGTTGTGACCATGCCTTTTAGCTTTGAGGGCCAGCACAGAAAGACCAATGCCGAAGCCGGACTGCAGGAATTATTGGAGAGCGCCAATGCCGTTATCGTTCTCCCCAACGATAAGCTTGCCGAGGTGCTTGGCGCCAAAGTGACCCTGCTTAATGCATTCAAAGAGAGCAATAAAATTTTACAGGATGTGTTACTGGGGCTTGCCAATACCATCAGCCAAGCTGGGCTTATCAATATTGATTTAAATGACTTTATTTCCGTTATCAGCCGTCAAGGTCGCGCCGCAATGGGCGTGAGCTGCCTTCAGGGCGACGAGGATCTGATCTCGGCGGTTAAACGCGCCATGCAACATCCTTTGCTCGATAATATTGAACTCAATCAAGCACAAGCGGCAATTGTCAGTGTTGTCGCAAAAGACACGATAGAGCTCAGTCAATACAACCAAATCGGCGCAACTGTACATGAGCAATTACCGCGGGATGCCCTAGTGATTATTGGGCTCACTATCGACCCGAACCTCGAATCGGAGCTCGAAATCATGGTGATAGCAACGGGGATTGGATTCGCTCCGCCGGAAATTCAAACTCCTATCCAGGCTGTCAATGACAACTATATCAATGTGCATGATTTTATTAAGCGTCAGGCAATATCCATCGCCGAGCCTGCACCAACCAAGTTCGATTTAGAAAACTTACAGATCCCAACTTATCTGCGGCAGCAAAAGCCCCAAGCGCATTAGTTAACCTGAGTTCAGGTTAACTAGCTTGATGCAAAAACACGACGTCTTTGTCGATGATTTCCAGTTGCCAGCCGTAATGCTCGGCGAGCCATTGAAAGGTGGCTTCGGAGTAAAAGTTAATATGGGTGGGATCATTTTTATAATGCCAAGTGCTAAAGGCCGTGGGATTGAGCACTCGCTTCGTCATCACGGCCAAAATGCCCTTGGGTTTGAGCAAGGAATTTAATAAGGTCAGTAACGCATCGGCATCACTCACATGCTCGATGACCTCTGTTAGGGTAATGAAATCGTATTGCCGCGTGAGTAACTCGGGGTGGTTGGCGTAATAGAGATCGTAGTTTTCGACCCGATAACCCCGCGTTTGCGCCAGCAGACTCAACGCCTTGCCCTCACCACACCCAAAATCGAGCCCCAATGCCGTTGGCGCAAAGCGGCTCAACAAGGGGGCGAGGGTTCTGTCTAGAAACTGCTGATAACCAAGATCCTGCGGGTGATTCTCGTGCTTATCGTATTCAGCCTTTTCGGCTGCAGGACTCAGATAAAATTCGGCAGGCACGCTCACCAAGGCACACTGCTGGCACTGTTGGTAACGACGGCGTTTATCTTGGTGGTAAGCCACTAAATCGGCACTGTGGCAAAGGGGGCAGGTGTTCAACGGCAATTCCTAGCAGAATCAAAGGGCAAACGGTGAATATTGCCCTTAATGTAAAAAAATAACTAAGGTTTGGGGATTTTACGCTCTTTGGCGGCCGCTTCCTTGGCTTCTTGCAGATATTTTTGCTCGCGGCTTTCCCTTTCATCGAACTGCTTTTGAGCCTTAAGCTTTTGTTGGGCTTCCCAATCCTGCGGATTGGACTGTTGGCGGATTTTTTCTTCCCGTGCCGAGGTCTCTTGGGCGGCTCGGCGGGCCTTTTCAAGCTGCGCCTGCTCGATACGCTGCGAGTCGATGCGCGCCTTATCGGCCCGTTGCTCTAAGGTCAGCCGTGGTTTCGGCTGATCAGCCGCGTGCGCGGTAGGTAATACTAGGCCGACAACGACACTTAATGCGATAGTGGGGATAAGTTTTTGCATCCGATATTCCTTAGAGTCCTTCCTCGGCTGATTGACACGGCAAACTGGGTATTCAGGGCAAAACATAGCATAAAACCGTATTTTGCAGTGATGAGTTAGAATGATTTTCGTGTAAGTCGCTGAAAATCAGCTATCTTAGACTGTCAGTTTTTAGTTGTTATTTGAGCAAAACCTCGATTATGTTTATTTTAACCTCGCTGGAATGATGTACTATTTGAATTAATTTCGTTATAAACGAAGTACCTAGCTATAGGATGTGACCTTAATTTGCGTCACAAGGGAGTATCCTAAATGATCAGATGGCAACACTTGCTCAATAAACTCAGTACAGATGACCCTGTATTGCAAGATAAGCTGTCATGCTGGCAAGCCGATCCGCACCAGACTCCCCTCGCCCTAATCCAAGGCTTTAGTTTTATTAGCGCAAATAGCGCCACCCTCGATTACTTTGGCACCGAATACGATGCCTTAGTGAATACCACGCCCTATGACTTTTCACCTAGGATCCAATCCTCCGGACGCAATAGCGTTGAATTTGCACGGGAAATGATTATTGAGGCGGCATCGGGGAACCATGTCGAATTTAGTTGGCTCCACCTGAGCCAACAGGGTAAAGAACTCCCCACCAAGGTAAGACTCTACCCTTGTTATTTACAGCAACAAGCCGTAGTGCTCGTTGAGCTACAAGCCCTCAACCGTCGAACTCAAGTTCGGCCGTCGATCTCCGATGGCTTTGCCCATATCCCACGGGAAATTATGGCGACCACACTTGAAGAGAGTGCCGAGGCCGTTTACATCACCGATGCTGATAATCGCATATTGGCCGTAAACAAGGCTATGTGCCGTATCTGCGGTTACAGTGCCGAGCAATTGATCGGTAAAACCCCTGAGTTTTTAGAGGCCAAACTCCTGCCACCAGGGCAAGAAACCGATTGCCAAGCCGCCATGAAACTTCGGGGATTTTGGCATGGTGAGACGCTTAAACAGCGATCTGACGGGAGCCACTTTCCTGCATGGCAGAGCAGTCGCCGAATCGAGACCGATGACAACGCCCTATATCATGTGAATATTTTCAGCGATATCAGCACCAAAAAACTGCTCGAAACGCAGCTCACCACCCGTGCTATGTACGACACATTAACGGGGTTGCCGAACCGTTATCATCTCAAGCAAATACTCAATAGCGCCCTCGATAAACTGAAGGATGATCCTTCCGCCCTCGGCGCACTGATGTTTTTAGACCTCAATGGTTTTAAGAACATCAATGACAGCTTTGGTCATTCCATGGGTGACAGGGTGTTACAACTGGTGGCCGCGCGTTTAGAAGCGGGCTGCATTGAGAAGGCCGATATCGCCCGTATGGGGGGCGATGAGTTTACCTTAGTGCTGCAGGAATGCAGCTGTAAGGAAGAAATTCAATTATTTGCCGAGCAAATACTGAGCCTATTCGACAGTCCATTTGAAATCGAAGGGCAGAAGTTCTTCCTCGGTACCAGTATTGGTATCGCGCTGTTCCCAACCCACAGCGATCAAGCGGGACAGCTGATTAGCTTAGCCGATACCGCCATGTATAGCGCGAAGAAAAATCAGCCGCACTTAGTCTTTTATGACAAGGTGATGAGCCAAGCAGCTGAGCTTAAATTAAAGCTTATCAACAATCTAAGGCATGCCCATAGCCTCAAACAGTTCAATCTTGCCTATCAGGCGATAGTGGATTTACATACCAATAAGCCCATAGGTGCCGAGGCGTTACTGCGTTGGCAAAAATCCCCCAACGAGCATTATGAAGCGGCCGAGTTCGTCCCTTTACTCGAGGAAACAGGGCTGATTATTACCATTGGGCAATGGGCACTGGAGCAAGCCTGTAAGCAGGCCGCCATATGGCGCGCGAGTTATCAGCCTGATTTTAAAGTGTCGGTTAACGTATCGCCCTTACAGTTGGAGCATGTGGATTTTGTCGGCCAAGTGATTAGCGCCCTAGAAATGGTCGCCCTGCCCGCCGAAGCGCTGATTTTAGAAATCACCGAGTCAGCGCTGTTACGTCAACCCGAGTTAGCGCGCCAGACCCTTGAGCGCATCAAAGCCTTAGGTGTCGGCATCGCCATTGACGACTTTGGCACAGGTCTCTCATCACTCAGCCGTTTAGGAACCTTACCGATAGACAGTGTCAAAATTGATGCTGAATTTGCTCTGCGTTTACATGATGCCTCGGGACAAAAACTTTGCCATGCCATAGTGCAATTAGCACAGGCTCTCGACATTCACTTTGTGGCAGAAGGCATTGAAACACAGCAGCAAAAAGACATCATTACCCATATGGGACAAGGTTTTGCGCAAGGCTTTTTGTTTGGCTATCCCAGCTCGGTTGAACAGTTTACTCAAGCCTTTTTAGCCGAAAGGTGTATCGCTTAAGGTTGAGCTGCAACGCGGTGATAATTGACTGGTTTATGGGTGGATTTTTACGAATTGACTCATTGGCTCGATAGCCCTGCCAGCACACCATAAAGAATGGAATCACTCCCCTGCAAAGCAATTGGCTGGCAAAGCTATCTCATCATTTGCGCTGCAAATGAATCACCGCTATTAAACCTTGTTTTACGTTACGTTAGCGTGATCTGAATAAGATTTTAACTATTTTAATTCGTACGGGGTCTCAAAAACGTAAGAATTTAAAAACACTTATTCTCCGCCCTGATAACGCAACCTTACCTGAGCTGGCATCGCCCGAATGCGCATCTCCACCATAGCATCGAAGGCATTCAATAGAGGCGACACATCTAAATCCGGCTCGAGTGCTTTTAGCATATAAGCACTCGCTTCTAAGGTTGATAAACTGTCACTGCGACTCGATTTGCGGATCTTATATCTTGATGCATAACCTTCGCCCAAGTGCACCGCAGGCAATTGAGCCAACCATGAATTGAGCTGCAAGATTTTAAAGGCTTTGCGCCAGGTGCCATCGATCAACAACAGTACACAATCGGCGCAAAGCTTCTGTTGTTCGACACTCACACTCTGCTCAGAGGGATACACAAGATAGACAGGGCGTTCGCCATTCATCAATTGTTCGCGCAATAAGGCAAAATCCGCCTCAGTCTCCCCCACATATACTTGGGTATTGGGGATTACTAGACTTAACACCTTGACGCTATTCTTTTTATGCTCGACTTCGGAGGGGTGTTGCAATATCACTAGCTGCGTTTGCGGCTGTATCGGCTGCACATGGGCGCAGAGGCACGCATTCATCGGATAACAGCAAATAGGACAATAGTGGCGACTCAAAGCAAACTCTCTATAAAACGTTTATCCTGCAGTATAACAGCTCGCATTACCCATAAAAAATGCCCGTAGTTATGGTCAAATAAGCTACGGGCAAAGGGTGTTTTGGGTTAGCCGTTTAGGGCGAATTAATGCTCTGCGGCTAATTGCTCTTGGTGCCAGTGGTCGAAGCGGCTGAGCGCCATCATTGAAAGTAATCCGACAGAAAATACTCCCATTACTAAGGCCACTGCATAGGGGGCGGTCAGGTTTGTTTGCTGTACCAATCCAGCAATCACCGATGCACCACTCATCTGAATAAAACCTAACATCGCCGTTGCTGTTCCTGCACGCTCACCAAAGGCTGACAGTGCCATACTGGTCGCAGGGCCTAATAAGAAAGCAAAACCGATACACAACAACATCATAGGTAGCATAAAGGCAAAGGCGGCAGCCATACCCACACTCGGACCAAAGGCTTGCGCCGCGATAATCAATACCGCCGAGAGCACCAGTAGCACTAAGGCAAGGATGGCGGTTGGACGGTTGCCTAACTTGCGGATCACCACCGGCGCGGCAAAACAGGCCACAATATTGACTACAGCGTTCAAACCGAACAAACCGCTAAATGCCAACTCAGACACCCCTAAATGGCCGATAAGCCACACGGGAGAGTAAGACACATAACTTAAAATTGCCGCCATCGCCGACATACAGGCAAAGGCATAAAACAAGAAATGGGTATTGCTCAGCACCGGCTTATAACGACTCCAACGGTACAATGGGCCTGTGCTAACGGTATTGGCCGGACGGGTTTCGGGTAAACGATAGCCCACCAATAGCATCATCAAAATCGCGTATAGCGTCATAAACACAAAGGTCGAGCGCCAGCCAAATTGCATGGCTAATAGTCCGCCAAGGGTAGGTGCCAAGGCAGGAATAACGCAAATAGCACCGTTTAAGTAACTGTAAATACGGGCGCCTTCCTTCGGCGAATAACAGTCACGCACAGCGCTAAAGACCACAATCGAAGTTGAACACGCCGCTAACCCTTGCAACACGCGAGCAAGTTGTAACCAGTGAAATTCAATCGCAGCAGCGGCGAGCAAACTGCTCGCGCCATACAGCAACACACCAAAGAGTGCCACGGGGCGACGTCCATAACGGTCGGCCAAGGGGCCAATCAATACCTGTCCCACACCCATAGCAAATAAAAACAGTACTAAGGTGGACTGTACTTCGCTGGCAGACACGGCGAACTCTGCCGCCATAGTGGGCATAGAAGGGAGGTAAATATCAATTGCCAGAGGGCTAAGTAGCACCAAAGACATCAAAATAGGTAACAGATTGCGCCGCATAAAACTTATCTCGGTTAAACAGTAAAAAGTATTTCAGTGGGCGCTATTTTAAATAACTCAAGGTATGAACAGAAATGGTATAATTTCCAAAGTGAATTTCCTTTAAGGAATATCTATGAATCTCGACAACTTAGCCAGAATCGATCTCAACCTACTGGTGATATTGAAGGTTTTGCTCGAAGAGCAGAGCGTCACCCGCGCAGCGAGTCGATTACATATTAGCCAGTCGGCATTGAGCAAGAGCTTGAATCGCCTGCGAGAAACTCTAGATGATCCCCTGTTCCAACGCACTGCCCACGGCCTAAAACCCACGGCACATGCGCTCAATATTGGGCTTAAATTGCCGAATATTTTGCAGGACTTATATCAACTCACTCAGCCACCGACGTTTACGCCGGCCAGCAGTAACAGGCAGTTTTCCTTTGCCATGGTTGAAAGCGCCTACGAAACCTTAATTCCCTATTTTATCGGCCCATTGTTAAGCACTGCACCGAATCTGAAGCTCGACTCCTATGTGTGGACCGAGAAATCGATGCACGATTTGCAGCAGGGGCAAATTGACTTTGGGATCTCGGGGCGGGATCTACACCCACTGTCGGACTCGCAAACGGACAGACTCCCAGATGGCATTAGCTGCCAAACCCTGTTTACCGAC encodes the following:
- a CDS encoding putative bifunctional diguanylate cyclase/phosphodiesterase, which translates into the protein MIRWQHLLNKLSTDDPVLQDKLSCWQADPHQTPLALIQGFSFISANSATLDYFGTEYDALVNTTPYDFSPRIQSSGRNSVEFAREMIIEAASGNHVEFSWLHLSQQGKELPTKVRLYPCYLQQQAVVLVELQALNRRTQVRPSISDGFAHIPREIMATTLEESAEAVYITDADNRILAVNKAMCRICGYSAEQLIGKTPEFLEAKLLPPGQETDCQAAMKLRGFWHGETLKQRSDGSHFPAWQSSRRIETDDNALYHVNIFSDISTKKLLETQLTTRAMYDTLTGLPNRYHLKQILNSALDKLKDDPSALGALMFLDLNGFKNINDSFGHSMGDRVLQLVAARLEAGCIEKADIARMGGDEFTLVLQECSCKEEIQLFAEQILSLFDSPFEIEGQKFFLGTSIGIALFPTHSDQAGQLISLADTAMYSAKKNQPHLVFYDKVMSQAAELKLKLINNLRHAHSLKQFNLAYQAIVDLHTNKPIGAEALLRWQKSPNEHYEAAEFVPLLEETGLIITIGQWALEQACKQAAIWRASYQPDFKVSVNVSPLQLEHVDFVGQVISALEMVALPAEALILEITESALLRQPELARQTLERIKALGVGIAIDDFGTGLSSLSRLGTLPIDSVKIDAEFALRLHDASGQKLCHAIVQLAQALDIHFVAEGIETQQQKDIITHMGQGFAQGFLFGYPSSVEQFTQAFLAERCIA
- a CDS encoding LysR family transcriptional regulator, which encodes MNLDNLARIDLNLLVILKVLLEEQSVTRAASRLHISQSALSKSLNRLRETLDDPLFQRTAHGLKPTAHALNIGLKLPNILQDLYQLTQPPTFTPASSNRQFSFAMVESAYETLIPYFIGPLLSTAPNLKLDSYVWTEKSMHDLQQGQIDFGISGRDLHPLSDSQTDRLPDGISCQTLFTDRQVCLVRQDHPLMTALTSPQWDLSMYLDMAHVQVRCEGSDWWALDYFLADLGHRRKISTTVPDFYGAASICAHSDLIFTLPSSFALHACKLYPLRLLPLPFEFIPMAYVLLWHQRNDEDQGHKWMRDTICQSVEKLMQP
- a CDS encoding multidrug effflux MFS transporter is translated as MRRNLLPILMSLVLLSPLAIDIYLPSMPTMAAEFAVSASEVQSTLVLFLFAMGVGQVLIGPLADRYGRRPVALFGVLLYGASSLLAAAAIEFHWLQLARVLQGLAACSTSIVVFSAVRDCYSPKEGARIYSYLNGAICVIPALAPTLGGLLAMQFGWRSTFVFMTLYAILMMLLVGYRLPETRPANTVSTGPLYRWSRYKPVLSNTHFLFYAFACMSAMAAILSYVSYSPVWLIGHLGVSELAFSGLFGLNAVVNIVACFAAPVVIRKLGNRPTAILALVLLVLSAVLIIAAQAFGPSVGMAAAFAFMLPMMLLCIGFAFLLGPATSMALSAFGERAGTATAMLGFIQMSGASVIAGLVQQTNLTAPYAVALVMGVFSVGLLSMMALSRFDHWHQEQLAAEH
- a CDS encoding class I SAM-dependent methyltransferase; amino-acid sequence: MNTCPLCHSADLVAYHQDKRRRYQQCQQCALVSVPAEFYLSPAAEKAEYDKHENHPQDLGYQQFLDRTLAPLLSRFAPTALGLDFGCGEGKALSLLAQTRGYRVENYDLYYANHPELLTRQYDFITLTEVIEHVSDADALLTLLNSLLKPKGILAVMTKRVLNPTAFSTWHYKNDPTHINFYSEATFQWLAEHYGWQLEIIDKDVVFLHQAS
- a CDS encoding tRNA-uridine aminocarboxypropyltransferase → MSRHYCPICCYPMNACLCAHVQPIQPQTQLVILQHPSEVEHKKNSVKVLSLVIPNTQVYVGETEADFALLREQLMNGERPVYLVYPSEQSVSVEQQKLCADCVLLLIDGTWRKAFKILQLNSWLAQLPAVHLGEGYASRYKIRKSSRSDSLSTLEASAYMLKALEPDLDVSPLLNAFDAMVEMRIRAMPAQVRLRYQGGE